Proteins encoded in a region of the Mycteria americana isolate JAX WOST 10 ecotype Jacksonville Zoo and Gardens chromosome 9, USCA_MyAme_1.0, whole genome shotgun sequence genome:
- the FZD5 gene encoding frizzled-5 gives MGGRGLPVPLLLGLPLLLGLPAAGRAASKALVCQEITVPMCKGIGYNLTYMPNQFNHDTQDEAGLEVHQFWPLVEIQCSPDLRFFLCSMYTPICLPDYTKPLPPCRSVCERAKAGCSPIMQQYGFAWPERMSCDSLPVLGDTEVLCMGYNRTEATTLPPFFGKPTRPAKDAAKNLTPLGGQRPSGLDCGQTCKCKAPLIPISKESHPLYNRIRTGQVPNCAIPCYQPYFTQDEKTFATFWIGLWSILCFLSTSTTVATFLIDMERFKYPERPIIFLSACYLFVSVGYIVRLVAGHANVACNPEHHHIHYETTGPALCTVVFLLLYFFGMASSIWWVILSLTWFLAAGMKWGNEAIASYAQYFHLAAWLIPSAKSIAVLALSSVDGDPVAGVCYVGNQSLENLRGFVLAPLVVYLFTGSLFLLAGFVSLFRIRSVIKQGGTKTDKLEKLMIRIGIFTVLYTVPATIVIACYIYEQHNREAWERAQNCSCPGDPHRPKPNYAVFMLKYFMCLVVGITSGVWIWSGKTLESWRRFTARFCRARKPAGASVYGEASPALVGRTVLPSMASYHKQVPLSHV, from the coding sequence gggctgccgctgctgctggggctgccggcggcggggcgcgccgccTCCAAGGCGCTGGTGTGCCAGGAGATCACGGTGCCGATGTGCAAGGGCATCGGCTACAACCTCACCTACATGCCCAACCAGTTCAACCACGACACGCAGGACGAGGCCGGGCTGGAGGTGCACCAGTTCTGGCCGCTGGTGGAGATCCAGTGCTCCCCGGACCTGcgcttcttcctctgcagcatgtACACCCCCATCTGCCTGCCCGACTACACCAAGCCGCTGCCCCCCTGCCGCTCCGTCTGCGAGCGGGCCAAGGCCGGCTGCTCGCCCATCATGCAGCAGTACGGCTTCGCCTGGCCCGAGAGGATGAGCTGCGACAGCCTGCCGGTGCTGGGGGACACCGAGGTGCTCTGCATGGGATACAACCGCACGGAAGCCACCACCCTGCCGCCTTTCTTCGGGAAGCCCACGCGCCCAGCCAAGGACGCGGCCAAAAACCTGACGCCGCTGGGCGGGCAGCGCCCCTCGGGGCTGGACTGCGGCCAGACTTGCAAGTGCAAAGCGCCCCTGATCCCCATCTCCAAGGAGTCCCATCCGCTGTACAACCGCATCAGGACTGGGCAGGTACCCAACTGCGCCATCCCCTGCTACCAGCCCTACTTTACCCAGGATGAGAAGACCTTCGCCACCTTCTGGATTGGCCTCTGGTCcatcctctgcttcctctccacctccaccaccGTGGCCACCTTCCTCATCGACATGGAGCGCTTCAAGTACCCCGAGCGCCCCATCATCTTCCTCTCTGCTTGCTACCTCTTCGTCTCCGTGGGCTACATTGTGCGGCTGGTGGCAGGGCATGCCAACGTGGCTTGCAACCCGGAGCACCACCACATCCACTATGAGACCACAGGCCCTGCCCTCTGCACCGTGgttttccttctcctctactTCTTCGGCATGGCCAGCTCCATCTGGTGGGTCATCCTGTCCCTCACCTGGTTCCTGGCAGCTGGCATGAAGTGGGGCAACGAGGCCATCGCTAGCTACGCGCAGTACTTCCACCTGGCCGCCTGGCTCATCCCCAGTGCCAAATCCATCGCCGTACTGGCACTCAGCTCCGTGGACGGCGACCCGGTAGCCGGGGTTTGCTATGTGGGCAACCAGAGCCTGGAGAACCTGCGGGGCTTCGTGCTGGCACCACTGGTGGTTTATCTCTTCACCGGCAGCCTCTTCCTGCTGGCCGGCTTCGTCTCGCTCTTTCGCATCCGCAGCGTGATCAAGCAGGGTGGCACCAAGACtgacaagctggagaagctgATGATCCGCATCGGCATCTTCACCGTGCTCTACACCGTGCCTGCCACCATCGTCATCGCCTGCTACATCTACGAGCAGCACAACCGGGAGGCGTGGGAGCGGGCGCAGAACTGCTCCTGCCCGGGGGACCCTCACCGCCCCAAGCCCAACTACGCTGTCTTCATGCTCAAGTACTTCATGTGCCTTGTGGTGGGCATCACCTCGGGCGTTTGGATCTGGTCCGGCAAGACGCTGGAGTCCTGGAGGCGCTTCACAGCCCGCTTCTGCCGGGCCAGGAAGCCCGCGGGTGCCTCTGTGTATGGCGAGGCCAGCCCGGCGCTGGTGGGCAGGACGGTGCTGCCCAGCATGGCCTCCTACCACAAGCAGGTCCCGCTGTCCCACGTGTGA